GTCGTCGCCCCAGTAGCCGAGCATCACCGAATAACCGCGCGTGAGCAGCTCCCCCGTTTCGCCGCGCGGCACGATGCGCCCATCCCCGTCGACGATCTTGACTTCCAGGTGCGGATGGATGCGCCCGACCGTGCCCACGCGGCACGCGAGCGGGTCGTCGACCGAGGTCTGGAAGCTGACGGGCGACGTCTCCGTCATGCCGTAGGCGATCGTGATCTCGTCCATGTGCATCTGGCGCATCACGCGCTGCATCACTTCCGCCGGACAGGGCGAGCCGGCCATGATGCCCGTGCGCAGGCTGCCCAGATCGAACGAGCCGAAATGCGGGTGGTCGAGCAGCGCGATGAACATCGTCGGCACGCCATGCAGCGCGGTGCAGCGCTCGGCCTGCACGGCGGTCAGCACGGCGGCCGCGTCGAAGCCTTCGCCGGGATACACCATCGCGGCGCCGTGCGTCATGCAGGCCAGATTCCCCAGCACCATGCCGAAACAGTGGTAAAGCGGAACGGGGATGCACAGGCGGTCGCGTTCCGTCAGGCGCATCGCCTCGCCGATGAAGAAGCCGTTGTTGAGGATGTTGTGGTGGGTGAGCGTGGCGCCTTTCGGCGCGCCCGTCGTGCCGGACGTGAATTGGATGTTGACGGGATCGTCGAACTGCAGCGTGCGCGCGACCTCGTGCAGGCGCGTCATGTCGGCCGGGCTGGCGCATTGCGCCACCGTGTCGAAGTTCAGCATGCCGGGCGTGGCCTCGGGCCCCAGGCGGATCACGTGGCGCAGGTCGGGCAGTTTGGCGCTGCGCAGGTCGCCGGGCGCCGCGCCGTCCAGTTCCGGCACGAGGTCGCGCAGCATGCCGAGGTAGTCGCTGGATTTGAAACCGGGCGCCAGGATCAGCGCGCGGCAGCCGACCGTGGCCAGCGCGTATTCCAGCTCGGCGCGGCGGTAGGCCGGGTTGATGTTCACCATGACGAGGCCGGCCTTCGCGGTCGCGAATTGCGTGAGCACCCATTCCGCGCGGTTCTGCGACCAGATGCCGATGCGGTCGCCGGGGTTCAAGCCCAGGCCCAGCAGGCCGGC
This genomic stretch from Massilia putida harbors:
- a CDS encoding AMP-binding protein, which produces MQQASYVHGAHPLPLIGDTIGAHLDRIAARFPERDALVVPHQCVHWSWRQLRERADRLAAGLLGLGLNPGDRIGIWSQNRAEWVLTQFATAKAGLVMVNINPAYRRAELEYALATVGCRALILAPGFKSSDYLGMLRDLVPELDGAAPGDLRSAKLPDLRHVIRLGPEATPGMLNFDTVAQCASPADMTRLHEVARTLQFDDPVNIQFTSGTTGAPKGATLTHHNILNNGFFIGEAMRLTERDRLCIPVPLYHCFGMVLGNLACMTHGAAMVYPGEGFDAAAVLTAVQAERCTALHGVPTMFIALLDHPHFGSFDLGSLRTGIMAGSPCPAEVMQRVMRQMHMDEITIAYGMTETSPVSFQTSVDDPLACRVGTVGRIHPHLEVKIVDGDGRIVPRGETGELLTRGYSVMLGYWGDDARTREAIDAAGWMHTGDLATLDADGYCRIVGRAKDMVIRGGENIYPREVEEFLYRHPKVLDVQCVGVPDPKYGEELCACIVLRPGEQADADEIRAFCQGQIAHYKIPRYIRFVDGFPMTVTGKVQKFMLRKQVADELGLEA